The Sulfurimonas sp. HSL-1716 sequence GCTGCGACATGATCATTCCTGTTTTGACGACGGGTGTATTTGTCAAGAAGGAACCGTATTGGACGTCCTTGTTCTCAAACAGCTCGTCTTTGAGGTTCGTAGAACTTTTATCGATACTGAACGTAAAGACTTTTCTTGATTGAGGATCTGCTTGCTCAAAGCCCGTCGAATCGATGTCTTTATGCAGATATTTGTCTTCGGCGTATTTACTGAGCCTGTCCGCCAAGATCGATTTGTCTTTGAAGACCACAAGAGGGGAGACGGCTTCTTTTAGTAAAAGGTTTGTCTGTGCTTTGTAGTCTATCCCTCCGAAATACAGGTAGTTCGACGATGAGACTACATCATCTTTGTTTACGGTCGGGAAAAATATGTTTATCTGCGGATCTATACCGATAACCGTATCGACACCGTCTTTTGTCAGCGGTGCTATCGCGTAGTAAAAACCTTCATTTTCGATCTCATGAATCGTCTTGCTTAAAACGTCTTTGTCCTGAGAGTCGATATTGAAGGTTTTGATGTCAAATGCACGATTTTTGGTGAGCAGATACGCAAAGACGGAGTTTGTCGTGGAAGCCGCATATCTGCCTATGATCTTATAGGGGATGATGATAGCTATCTTTAGTTTATCCGTGGATATCGGTGCACCGATATTAAAGAGAGAAAGATTTAAAAGACGCTGTTCGTTAAGCTCTTTATTATCGAGTTTTGTCGGTGAATGTGCCAGAAATGAAAAGATATATCCCTTTTGCAGCTCCTCTTTGAGACACTCTTCGTCGCATACGTAAGGATCAAGATCCTGCATATATGTTTTAGGAAGGGGAATCGGAGAAGCGAGATAGCTTTTTGCGGATACGAAAACGGGTAGCAGCAAAAGAAGTAAAAAAAGTTTCAATTTCATAACAGGCTCTTTATTATTTTAAGGTCGTTAAGGGTCTCTTTTTTTAAAGAGGGATTGCGCAGCAGAAATTGAGGATGATATATAGGAACGAGCTTATAATCTTTCAGGTCGATGATATGTCCTCTCACGCTGTTAAACTCCTCTTTTGTTTGAGAAAAGATATTATAGGCTTCATCTCCTAAAGTTACGATAACTTTCGGTTTGATGAGCTCAATCTGTTTAAAAAGGTAGGGTTTACAGCTATTGAATTCCGAATCGGAAGGCTTGTTTGAGCCAAGCGGTTTGCATTTTACCGCATGCGTAAAAAAGATATCGTCTATATCGAGTTCAAGTACGTTTTCGACCATTTTTCTAAGCGAAGTGCCGGCTCTTCCCGTATAATAGCTTGCCGAAT is a genomic window containing:
- a CDS encoding uracil-DNA glycosylase, producing the protein MLQNLYRLKSLGFEYTDLVSVNQKSLDVLPDDIGSLHASIASCHLCDLSKSRKQSMSGYGSGKAKLMIIDSIVSSNENDSASYYTGRAGTSLRKMVENVLELDIDDIFFTHAVKCKPLGSNKPSDSEFNSCKPYLFKQIELIKPKVIVTLGDEAYNIFSQTKEEFNSVRGHIIDLKDYKLVPIYHPQFLLRNPSLKKETLNDLKIIKSLL